TGAGagtgaacatttacattttcatgtgaaCTGTTCCTTAGGAAAGTATATATTATTGTGTGTTCTGCTGTGGTTTGTCATTCTGTTCTCCATGAACGTCTGATCAGGAACGTGTGCAGTAAAGAGAAGTGATTAGGCAAGAGCTTTAGCGGATTATAACGTGTCTCTGTGGTGTGTTTGTCGTCAGACTCCTGTCGTGACTCGTGATACCCATCGGTCTTTCTTCCTTTTATTTGCTGCTAGAAACACgcaggtgtttgcagtgtaaaTGTTTGTTAGATGAGTGTGATGTTTCGTGTGTCATCATCACTGATGCTTAGACAATCTTCATCTCTCCGCAGCTGACCCAAGACAAGATATCTTGTCTGCCGAACCGATTCCCAGATCTCTCCGGCGGAGAGCGAGACTGCAGTCACCTGCGGCAGGAGAACCAGAGTCTGTGGGAGTTCTCCATCACCAAACACCTCGGTCCGGACGTCGTGGAGGTGTTCGGCCGGAAGAACGGTCTGGATATCCACCAGTACGAGTTCGTCAACCACTTCTGCTACGAACGGGCCGTGCACTGGTACGGAAAGTACTTCCCTTACCTAGTGGTCATCCACAGCATGATCTTCATGGTGGCCAGCAGCTTCTGGTTCAAGTTCCCAGGAACGTCGTCTAAGATCGAGCTGTTTGTGACCATACTGGGGAAGTGCTTCGACTCTCCCTGGACCACGAGAGCCATCAGCGAAGTCTATGAAGAACGGCGAGAGGAGAGGATGGTCGTGTGGAGGAAGAACACAATGACCAAATCAGCCGCAGACAACAACGACGACATGGTGTCTCTGATCCGATCTTCCATAAAGTCCGGCTCGGAGCAGAAATCAGCAGAACCGCAGCCGACCGCGTCGCTCTTGGATAAGAAGGAAGGTGAGCAGGCCAAGGCCCTGTTTGAGAAAGTCCGTAAGTTTCGGACACACGTGGAGGCGGCGGATCTGCTTTACTTCATGTACGTGCTGCAGACGGCGCTGAAGGTCTTCAAATTCGCTCTGATCACAGTTTACAGCGTGGCACTGGTCCCTAACATCCAGATCGTGGTGATGTGCTCGGTGCCTCCAGATCTGACGGGGTTCAGTGTGTTCTGCTGTAACTACAATAAAGCACACCTGTTCTCTAAATTAGCCTACTGCTACATCTGCTTCGTGGGAGTGTACGGACTGCTGTGCGTTTATTCACTTTACTGGCTGTTTCACCGACCGCTGAAAGAGTATTCCTTTGAGGCAGTGCGCTTGGAGACGGGAATAAACGACATCCCGGATGTTAAAAATGACTTTGCGTTTCTGCTGCACCTCAGTGATCAGTACGACGCCCTGTACTCCAAACGCTTCGCCGTCTTCCTCTCGGAGGTCAGTGAATGTCGCTTACGGCAGCTCAACCTCAACCTGGAGTGGACGGCCGATAAACTCCGCGCTCGTCTGTCACGCAACGCCTCCGAGAGGCTGGAGCTCGCTCTGTTCCTGCTCCCAGGGTTACCCGACACTGTCTTTGAGATCTCCGAGGTCCAGTCGCTCAAACTGGAGCTGATCAGTAACGTGACGATCCCAGGAACCGTATCACAGCTTCCAGCCTTACAGGAGATGGTGTTGATCCACAGTCCGGCCAAGCTCCAGCTGGAGGCCCTCAGTCATCTGCGGGAGAACCTGAAGGTTCTGCGGTTGGGCTTCGAGGGCCCGGAGCAGGTTCCGCTGTGGATGTACAGCTTACAGAGTCTGGAGGAGCTTCACCTGAGCGGCGCTCTGAGCAGTGAGTTCTCCCGCGGTCCGTGGCTCGACTCTTTACGTGAGCTGAAGAACCTGCGCCTGCTGACCTTACACTGCAAGCTGACGAAGATCCCGCCAAGTGTTGTGGATGTTTGCGGTCAGCTCCTGCGACTGTGCGTTCACAACGAGGGCACCAGACTCCAGGTCTACAACAGTCTGAAGAAGCTGGTGAACCTGAGCGCTCTGGAGCTGACGGGCTGCGGTCTGGAGCGGATCCCCAGCGCCGTCTTCAGCCTGTCCCTCCTGCAGGAGCTGGACCTTCGAGAGAACCGCCTCACCACCGTGGAAGAGATCTTGAGTCTGCAGCACTGTCGTCGTCTGACCGTCCTCAAGCTCTGGCACAATCACATCTCCTACATCCCCGAGCACATCAGCAAGCTCCGCGCCCTGGAGACACTGGACCTCAGCTGGAACAAGATCCGCAGTCTTCCGCCGCGCCTCTGTTACTGCACCAAACTCCGACACCTGGACCTTTCCCACAACCAGCTGGCGTCTCTGCCCTCGGAGATCGGCATCCTTCAGAGTCTGCAGTTCCTCTCGCTGGCCTTTAACTCTCTGGAGAGTCTCCCCGAGGAGCTGTTCTCCTGTAAGAGGCTGAAGGTGCTGGCGCTGGGGAATAACAGCATCTCCTCGCTGTCTCCTCTGGTCGGGAATCTGGCTCAGCTGCTTCGGCTGGAGCTGAAGGGAAACCGTCTGGAGTCTCTGCCTGTGGAGATCGCCGACTGTGTCTCGCTCAAACTGACCGCTGTGATCGTGGAGGACAGTCTGATGGACCTTCTGCCTCCAGACGTGAAGGACAGGATGAAGCACAGATAATCACAGCACTGGAGCATtcaacacttttttaaaataacttttacacTTTTCTAAATAGACTGTCCTGTGATTTATGTGATGACATTAGCTTTATGTAATGCACAGTTTGTAGTATTGCATTAGAAACGAGTGATGGAAATGCCAAATttctaataaaaatgcattaattcgTAAGAAATGTTTTTTCACTCGCTTAAGGTGGGTTTTACTTGTGTGATAAAAGGTTAATGTGAATAATGGAAGATGGAAGCGCATTTGCTGAATAAATTGCTCTTTGTACATGGGATTTTGTGCGATAGGACGCAGAACCAGACTGACCGGAGGACCGATCTCCTTCTgaaaaagtatttctgtataattgtctTACACGAAACAGCAGCATTCACCTCTGAAAGCATTAACCATATTTATTGGGTTTCATCTCCTCGCTGAGGCACAAGTCatttattatacatacatatatggaAATGATTATATTCAGTCCTGCGTTTCTTAGTGATTcatagtgccagtttatcaggacaTTTGGGTTTGCTGGATGAAAATGGTGCTTgttcacaaatgttttattgGATATTCCAAAGTTAACGTTCCAACTTTGGAGGGAAACCAGGTTATTGATGATATGAGCTCAGTAATGTAGACTCATTACAGGAATTACAAGCACAATGTtcatggggtggtgttggcgcagtagataagacacatgcctttggtgtgagagacccgggttcaaatccaccAATGTGTTCCTGAGCaaaacacttaacccctagttgctccagaggtgtgcgacctctgacatatatagcaattgtaagtcgctttggataaaagcgtcagctaaatgtcaTTGTGTTTATTTCCTGAACTTTCACCAGACAGACTAGATCTCCAAGACGGGCTGcactaaatattttaaagtattttagtaATCATGTTTAACAGTGGAATTCCTGGTTAGGAAAAAAGATATTTATGATTCTGCAAAAAAGTCTTCACCAATCAGTGATCCAAAAGagctctttagctccgcccactctcCCATGATGCATTACAAATAGAGTAATAGTGTCTTTATGCTCTTTGTGCATATCTGCTTATTTTGAAGTAAACATAAAATTTGTAGTTTATATATGCACAATTAACATCTTTAAATCAATAGCTGTATTCTAGTTTTTAGTAATTAGATCATTCGCACTggttcatgggattgtagttctttccctcaTTAGTCATTAAATACACACTGTCTtgtacattttttgtacttatcaTTTTCAAATGAAGGTTTGTGATGTGATTCACCTTGTACCTGGTTGGTTTAGTTTATGAATAAACTCTTAAATGAAGACTTTTAAAAAAATCGCTTTGAGAAAACATGGTAACAACTCTTCCAAACCTGAGACAGAAAGAGTTCGATAGTGAGCGAGCGCAAAAAACACTGAACCGACGCCATACTGATGCCACAACAGATTAATCCGTGTCCCTTCAGATGAACTCTTTCTGATGTCTAGTTTCTCTCAGTAGTGTTTAAGCTCAGATGTTTATCTATGTAAGTAAGTTCACTCTGGATTTAAACAGCAACACCTGAATAAATCTGATTGGAAATACTGCTTTTCTTCATAacagttaaaagcagttcatcattgaattcagtgatgtcatctctgttcagtttaaatagtgtctgtgcatttatttgcaatgaagtcaatgatatcgctgtagatgaagtgaccccaactaagcaagccagaggcgacagcggcaaggaaccgaaactccatcggtgacagaatggagaaaaaacccgaacaatgttaggtaggttattccagagtttaggcgccaaataggaaaaggatctgccgcccgcagttgattttgatattctaggtattatcaaattgagttttgagaacgtagcggacgtagaggagtataatgtaaaaggagctcatttaaatactgaggtgctaaaccattcagggctttataagtaataagcaatattttaaaatctgtacgatgtttgatagggagccagtgcagtgtggacaggaccgggctaatatggtcatacttcctggttctagtaagaactcttgctgctgcattttggatcattaaatctagagtatgattttatCAACATGGataattaaaatcaccaactattaaaactttatctgcagccagaactaacgtAAAATGTAAAcgctcagatgtaaaatcaccaaactctttaataaagtctgtatggtggcctgtatacagtagccatgggtcacaatacttggcaGTATGTTACTTCACGTACTATGGATGTGTTGAGAATTGTTTTATTGTACAGTATGAGCTCGTCTGCTGAGATCATCCAGCTGGGTTTGAACTGATCGGAGTTAAAACACTCTCTGTCAGGATTAAACAGGTGTTAGATTAATCCTGTTTGAGAGCAGAGGAGTCAGACTTCAAGAAGCAATCGATTGGCAGAGAATCACTCATCGATCGAGGCACTGTCTGAAGCTCTGGAGGTCATGCAGAAGATTCGGCGAGCGCTCTGCTGGATGTCAGAGGGATCCTGAGAGTTTGGCCTGAATGCAGCGAGAGAACAAACCCAGCATTGTGTCTGTGTCCTCTCAATAGTAAACGTCTGTGTCCTGTGACAGCACAAGGTTTGTCTCGTACAGTGGCACACATTCCTGTGGGGAAGTTGAGCCGTTCAGGGTCACCTTGAGCTCCAGAAACAGAGGAAAACAGTTCAGTTCTGTGTCAGATTGTGTTTGTTCCTGAGTCTCAGCATGGTTCAGAAATAAAAGCTTGATATGACTGCATGTGTTTTTTGTTCATGTCTTTGAAGAGGGATCCATCTGCTGGAAAATACGAACAGCTACAGCACGTTAgttctttcagtttattaaaCACTTTAATAAATAACATCTGAAATACCACGGTAAACAAACGTTAATATACAATTCTTCAATAAATAGgtcaaataaattcataaaatgttatttacagaCATTAATCCGAGCAAACTTACACGCAAAGCAAGAATTCATCAGTGCGCGGATGGCAAGAAATAATTTCACaagaataaaactgttaacagtTCAAGTTTCTGCACAGAAATGTTTTGTAAGATACCAAAGAAAGTGTTATTTACAGGTGTGCCTGCAGACCCGCTCGAGGAGAGCCGTCCCGGATCCGCTCTGTGCAAAACCAGTGCTACATGTGATGAGTTCAACTACCAACTACTCAAACATCCAACAGATTGATATAAATACAAGCCTCTCATGAGTCGAGGCGTACAGTTCTTCAGTGTGAACTGGTCCCCATCAGACGCTCTAACAGCTCCACCATCTCCAGAGCGCAAGCGTCCCGGGCCGCGTCCAGAGCGGTGACCCCACGGCCGTCCCGGTGC
This genomic stretch from Carassius gibelio isolate Cgi1373 ecotype wild population from Czech Republic chromosome B6, carGib1.2-hapl.c, whole genome shotgun sequence harbors:
- the LOC127959636 gene encoding volume-regulated anion channel subunit LRRC8E-like, translated to MIPVNEIRSITSEQNPHLRVLKPWWDVLSEYLGVTMLMIGVFGCTLQLTQDKISCLPNRFPDLSGGERDCSHLRQENQSLWEFSITKHLGPDVVEVFGRKNGLDIHQYEFVNHFCYERAVHWYGKYFPYLVVIHSMIFMVASSFWFKFPGTSSKIELFVTILGKCFDSPWTTRAISEVYEERREERMVVWRKNTMTKSAADNNDDMVSLIRSSIKSGSEQKSAEPQPTASLLDKKEGEQAKALFEKVRKFRTHVEAADLLYFMYVLQTALKVFKFALITVYSVALVPNIQIVVMCSVPPDLTGFSVFCCNYNKAHLFSKLAYCYICFVGVYGLLCVYSLYWLFHRPLKEYSFEAVRLETGINDIPDVKNDFAFLLHLSDQYDALYSKRFAVFLSEVSECRLRQLNLNLEWTADKLRARLSRNASERLELALFLLPGLPDTVFEISEVQSLKLELISNVTIPGTVSQLPALQEMVLIHSPAKLQLEALSHLRENLKVLRLGFEGPEQVPLWMYSLQSLEELHLSGALSSEFSRGPWLDSLRELKNLRLLTLHCKLTKIPPSVVDVCGQLLRLCVHNEGTRLQVYNSLKKLVNLSALELTGCGLERIPSAVFSLSLLQELDLRENRLTTVEEILSLQHCRRLTVLKLWHNHISYIPEHISKLRALETLDLSWNKIRSLPPRLCYCTKLRHLDLSHNQLASLPSEIGILQSLQFLSLAFNSLESLPEELFSCKRLKVLALGNNSISSLSPLVGNLAQLLRLELKGNRLESLPVEIADCVSLKLTAVIVEDSLMDLLPPDVKDRMKHR